In one Excalfactoria chinensis isolate bCotChi1 chromosome 17, bCotChi1.hap2, whole genome shotgun sequence genomic region, the following are encoded:
- the CBX4 gene encoding E3 SUMO-protein ligase CBX4 yields MELPAVGEHVFAVESIEKKRIRKGRVEYLVKWRGWSPKYNTWEPEENILDPRLLIAFQNRERQEQLMGYRKRGPKPKPLVVQLPSFARRSNILTGLQDPAVDTRPKLDLGSSGKSQQHQYELNSKKHHQYQPNGKESGVKHQSHSKGKYYYQLNSKKHHHYQPDPKMYEPHYHPSSKEPQGQACLDSTKSPLGAHPDKWAHGAAKNLLGPVKNLATESKNGAEKNLSSGTGPPPRDRVTSNGLGGKMKIVKNKNKNGRIVIVMSKYMENGMQAVKIKSGEPPRKRAPEERTAKKGGEEKLEAWRKPGEERAVGSNGLTAAEGESRQPAAELQEGPRKPSPGKELPLPVAEQPLQLTTKPDLVPWSLSSGHEHSPSSMGLNLSSSSARKRCLSEPHGDREPGKKRLTSRSISAPTCLGPERPELPAQPEVILLDSDLDEPIDLRCVKPRAEGEATLVQVKPEEPPLPAEQPPVEPPQQPRQVAEEEEEEEAEGLQEFKPFFGNIIITDVTANCLTVTFKEYVTV; encoded by the exons ATGGAGCTGCCGGCGGTGGGCGAGCACGTCTTCGCCGTGGAGAGCATCGAGAAGAAGCGGATCCGAAAG GGCAGAGTGGAGTACCTGGTGAAATGGAGGGGCTGGTCGCCCAA GTATAACACGTGGGAGCCGGAGGAGAACATCCTGGACCCCCGGCTGCTCATCGCCTTCCAGAACAG GGAGCGGCAGGAGCAGCTGATGGGATACCGCAAGCGGGGCCCCAAGCCGAAGCCGCTCGTCGTGCAG CTGCCCTCCTTCGCCCGCCGCTCCAACATCCTGACGGGGCTGCAGGACCCCGCCGTGGACACCCGGCCGAAGCTGGACCTCGGCTCCTCTGGTAAGAGCCAGCAGCACCAGTATGAGCTCAACAGCAAGAAGCACCACCAGTACCAGCCCAACGGCAAGGAGAGCGGTGTGAAGCACCAGTCCCACAGCAAGGGCAAGTACTACTACCAGCTCAACAGCAAGAAGCACCACCACTACCAGCCTGACCCCAAGATGTACGAGCCCCACTatcatcccagcagcaaggagccGCAGGGCCAGGCCTGCTTGGACAGCACCAAGAGCCCCCTGGGCGCCCACCCGGATAAATGGGCCCACGGTGCGGCCAAGAACCTACTGGGCCCAGTCAAGAACCTCGCTACTGAGAGCAAGAATGGGGCCGAGAAGAACCTGTCCAGTGGCACCGGGCCACCCCCGCGGGACAGAGTCACCAGCAACGGGCTCGGGGGCAAGATGAAGATcgtcaaaaacaaaaacaagaacgGGCGCATCGTGATCGTCATGAGCAAGTACATGGAGAATGGCATGCAGGCGGTGAAGATCAAGTCTGGGGAACCACCCCGGAAACGGGCACCAGAGGAGAGGACTGCTAAGAAGGGTGGGGAGGAGAAGCTGGAGGCCTGGAGGAAGCCGGGCGAGGAGAGGGCGGTGGGCAGCAATGGCCTGACTGCTGCGGAGGGTGAGAGCaggcagccagctgctgagctgcaggagggccCCAGGAAACCCTCTCCGGGCAAGGAGCTGCCCCTGCCTGTAGCTGAGCAGCCGCTACAGCTTACCACCAAGCCGGACCTCGTGCCGTGGTCGCTGAGCTCCGGGCATGAGCACAGCCCATCTTCCATGGGACTGAACCTCTCGAGCTCCAGCGCACGCAAGCGCTGCCTGTCAGAGCCACACGGGGACCGTGAGCCGGGCAAGAAACGCCTGACATCACGCAGCATCAGTGCCCCCACCTGCCTCGGCCCTGAGCGGCCGGAGCTGCCCGCCCAGCCCGAGGTCATCCTGCTGGACTCAGACCTGGACGAGCCCATAGACTTGCGCTGCGTCAAGCCGCGGGCGGAGGGCGAGGCGACCCTGGTGCAGGTGAAGCCGGAGGAGCCGCCGCTACCAGCCGAGCAGCCGCCTGTAGAGCCCCCGCAGCAGCCCAGGCAGGTggccgaggaggaggaggaggaggaggccgAAGGCCTGCAGGAATTCAAGCCCTTCTTTGGGAATATAATTATCACAGACGTGACCGCGAACTGCCTGACCGTCACCTTCAAGGAGTATGTGACGGTGTGA